Proteins from one Vicinamibacterales bacterium genomic window:
- a CDS encoding 6-carboxytetrahydropterin synthase: MYYVTVRDHIMIAHSFRGDVFGPAQRLHGATYVVDAEFRRPDLDADGIVIDIGRAGDALKKVLADLNFRNLDDVPEFKGRNTTTEFIARVVFDRLVAAIRRGDLGPGAGAVESLRVTLQESHVASASYEGGVGAAAD; this comes from the coding sequence ATGTACTACGTAACCGTGCGCGACCACATCATGATCGCGCATAGCTTCAGGGGCGACGTGTTCGGTCCCGCCCAGCGCCTGCACGGCGCCACCTACGTCGTTGACGCCGAGTTCCGTCGCCCCGATCTTGACGCCGACGGCATTGTCATCGACATTGGCCGGGCCGGCGATGCGCTGAAGAAGGTGCTGGCCGATCTGAACTTCCGCAACCTGGATGACGTGCCGGAGTTCAAGGGACGGAACACCACCACCGAGTTCATCGCGCGCGTCGTGTTCGATCGCCTGGTGGCGGCAATCCGGCGCGGCGACCTCGGGCCAGGCGCCGGCGCCGTCGAGAGTCTGCGCGTGACGTTGCAGGAATCACACGTCGCGTCGGCGTCCTACGAAGGTGGCGTGGGCGCCGCCGCCGATTGA
- a CDS encoding glycosyltransferase family 4 protein, with protein MRPPAAFVVPGSIATRTGGSIYDRRMADGLRRRGWDISVVELEASFPKPTAAAVSGAADALASLAAGTLVIMDGLALSALPDLIEREAARLRIVALVHLPLAADVSFDPDSRARFAAAEHRALVASALVVVTGTATLDLLERYSLPRGRVVVVEPGTDPAPLSRGSGGPAVRLLCVATINSGKGHDVLLSALAAVPNRDWHLACAGSLTRDRAAADRVRGLVRQLELEDRVTLAGELDAAALAACYDHADVFVLATRRETYGMAVAEALAHGLPVVSTTTGAIPDLVGHDAGLLVPPGDVDALAEALSRVIVDAGLRAHLAAGARQVRDRLPGWEQAAARMDAALKGLDAHD; from the coding sequence GTGAGGCCACCAGCGGCGTTCGTCGTGCCAGGCTCAATCGCCACGCGGACCGGCGGCTCGATCTACGACCGGCGGATGGCCGATGGCTTGCGCCGGCGCGGCTGGGATATCAGCGTCGTGGAGCTCGAGGCCAGCTTTCCGAAACCGACCGCAGCCGCGGTCAGTGGCGCCGCCGATGCGCTCGCGTCGCTGGCCGCCGGTACGTTGGTGATCATGGATGGCCTCGCACTCAGCGCGCTGCCCGATCTCATCGAACGCGAAGCCGCGCGCCTGCGCATCGTCGCACTCGTGCACCTTCCCCTTGCCGCCGACGTGAGCTTCGATCCCGACAGCCGCGCGCGCTTCGCGGCGGCGGAGCACCGCGCGCTCGTTGCTTCAGCGCTGGTCGTGGTCACCGGCACGGCGACGCTCGACCTGCTGGAGCGATACTCGCTTCCGCGCGGCCGGGTGGTCGTCGTCGAACCCGGCACCGACCCGGCGCCCTTGAGCCGCGGCTCCGGCGGCCCTGCGGTGCGCCTGCTCTGCGTGGCGACGATCAACTCTGGGAAGGGTCACGACGTCCTGCTCTCGGCGCTGGCAGCCGTTCCGAATCGCGATTGGCACCTGGCCTGCGCCGGCAGCCTCACGCGCGATCGCGCCGCCGCCGACCGCGTTCGCGGCCTCGTGCGTCAACTGGAACTCGAGGACCGCGTCACTCTTGCTGGTGAACTGGATGCGGCGGCCCTCGCGGCCTGCTACGACCACGCGGATGTCTTCGTGCTGGCGACACGGCGTGAAACCTACGGAATGGCGGTGGCCGAGGCGCTGGCTCATGGACTGCCGGTGGTGAGCACCACCACCGGAGCGATTCCCGATCTCGTTGGCCACGACGCCGGCCTCCTCGTGCCGCCGGGAGATGTGGACGCCCTTGCCGAGGCGCTGTCGCGCGTCATCGTCGACGCCGGCCTTCGTGCGCACCTTGCCGCCGGCGCTCGGCAGGTTCGCGATCGGTTACCGGGTTGGGAACAAGCGGCCGCCC